The following coding sequences lie in one Thermosulfuriphilus ammonigenes genomic window:
- a CDS encoding nucleoside phosphorylase, whose protein sequence is MAEPRFIEPVCPEGLSLPPKGFFILTSRDFWSLARGLCQRPKSLRLPYCRIVRQKEGFLVGPSLSAPHAIMVLETLKACNIKEVTIFGWCGSLSEDISPGEIFLPTEGLSFEGVSRHYPDSLSRPWHEGQKQLKSLLIRAGFQVKEGPVASTDAPFRETIAFVSELKKRGVGALDMEISSLMQVGQFLDLKISCVLLVTDRLGDKWEDHREKTQKIGEKVVRLIWKDLCRS, encoded by the coding sequence ATGGCCGAACCACGGTTTATAGAGCCCGTCTGTCCAGAAGGACTAAGTCTTCCTCCCAAGGGCTTTTTTATCCTCACCAGCAGAGATTTCTGGTCTCTGGCCCGGGGGCTTTGCCAAAGGCCTAAATCTCTAAGGCTCCCTTATTGCCGGATAGTCCGACAAAAAGAAGGCTTTTTAGTCGGACCTTCACTCTCTGCACCCCATGCGATCATGGTTCTGGAGACCTTGAAGGCCTGTAACATAAAGGAGGTGACCATCTTCGGCTGGTGCGGTTCCCTGAGCGAGGATATCTCGCCCGGTGAGATCTTTCTGCCTACAGAAGGGCTTTCCTTTGAGGGGGTAAGTCGCCACTATCCCGATTCTTTAAGCCGCCCCTGGCACGAGGGGCAGAAGCAACTAAAAAGCCTCTTAATTAGAGCCGGCTTTCAGGTTAAAGAAGGGCCTGTCGCCTCCACAGATGCCCCTTTCCGGGAAACCATAGCTTTTGTCTCGGAGCTAAAAAAAAGAGGGGTTGGGGCCTTAGACATGGAGATCTCTTCCTTGATGCAGGTGGGTCAATTTTTAGACCTTAAGATTTCCTGTGTCCTTTTAGTAACCGACCGTTTAGGAGATAAATGGGAGGATCACCGAGAAAAGACTCAGAAGATAGGGGAGAAGGTGGTTAGACTTATCTGGAAGGATCTATGCCGGAGCTGA
- a CDS encoding phosphate/phosphite/phosphonate ABC transporter substrate-binding protein — MIKRLLTVTLTLLVLFSFTAPVWAKDVYYLGVLAKRGKRKAIERWQKTAEYLSAQTGKTIKLRPLSFEAIEPAVAKQKIDFLIVNPQYYVYLKKYGATPLATLINVRMGQKLNQFGGVIFVRKDSAINSVADFKGKKFMIVNFKSFGGAHMAFYHFLQKGLNPKTDLGKIMVGKTHDNVVYAVLKGQVDGGTVRTDTLERMQDEGKIKLADFKIIDQKKDDFPFVRSTRLYPEWPFFTFPFVDKELSAAVKKALLSMGPEEPAAKAAKIAGWSEPLDYTPVIKCIEATSKAGL, encoded by the coding sequence ATGATCAAGAGACTCCTTACTGTCACCCTTACCCTACTGGTTCTTTTCTCCTTTACCGCCCCGGTTTGGGCCAAGGATGTCTATTACTTAGGGGTGCTGGCCAAACGGGGAAAGAGAAAGGCAATAGAACGCTGGCAGAAGACGGCCGAGTACCTATCAGCCCAGACTGGAAAGACTATCAAACTCCGGCCGCTTTCCTTTGAGGCTATCGAACCAGCGGTGGCCAAACAAAAGATCGACTTTTTGATTGTTAACCCTCAATACTACGTATACCTTAAAAAATATGGGGCCACGCCGCTAGCCACCTTAATTAATGTCCGGATGGGGCAAAAGCTCAATCAGTTTGGAGGGGTTATCTTTGTCCGCAAGGACAGTGCCATCAATTCTGTGGCCGATTTCAAGGGCAAAAAGTTTATGATCGTCAACTTCAAATCTTTTGGCGGGGCCCACATGGCCTTTTATCACTTCCTGCAAAAAGGCCTTAATCCCAAAACAGACTTAGGTAAAATAATGGTCGGCAAGACCCACGACAATGTTGTCTACGCCGTGTTAAAGGGGCAGGTTGATGGAGGCACCGTGAGAACCGATACCCTGGAGCGAATGCAGGATGAGGGCAAGATAAAGCTGGCTGATTTCAAAATTATTGATCAAAAGAAAGATGATTTTCCCTTCGTCAGGTCTACCAGGCTCTATCCCGAATGGCCCTTTTTCACCTTTCCTTTTGTAGATAAAGAACTTTCTGCGGCCGTCAAAAAGGCCCTGCTGAGTATGGGCCCTGAGGAACCGGCCGCCAAAGCCGCCAAGATTGCCGGCTGGAGCGAACCTCTAGACTACACCCCGGTTATAAAGTGCATTGAGGCCACCTCAAAGGCCGGCCTTTAA